Proteins found in one Enterococcus sp. 9D6_DIV0238 genomic segment:
- a CDS encoding DUF72 domain-containing protein encodes MIRLGLTSFNEHDTLTGKKRSTLYEYAGYLPFVEMDTAYYGIPRQESVTEWTKSVPDNFRFVMKVYSGISCQGEWQQYYQNEQEMVTAFLTSMQPMIESGKLYAFLVQFSGTFSCTKENVQYLEKIRHWFADYPLAIELRNGSWYAEKYLKQTLSFMKKNEFSLVIVDEPQIPTNPVPFFPFVTNEQFVLFRLHGRNAAGWMANDKDWRKKRTLYRYNVDEIADLSEAVEKIAGSAKEVGVIFNNNSGGDAAGNLLEMKAALGIEYDQLNPKQIDLF; translated from the coding sequence TTGATTCGATTAGGTTTGACTTCTTTTAATGAGCATGATACGTTGACCGGAAAAAAACGTTCAACACTTTATGAATATGCGGGCTATCTACCATTCGTTGAGATGGACACGGCTTATTACGGTATTCCTAGACAAGAGTCGGTCACAGAGTGGACAAAATCTGTTCCTGATAACTTTCGTTTTGTCATGAAAGTATACAGCGGAATCAGCTGTCAGGGAGAGTGGCAGCAATATTATCAAAATGAGCAGGAAATGGTGACGGCATTTCTAACGAGCATGCAGCCAATGATCGAAAGCGGCAAATTGTATGCTTTTCTGGTTCAATTTTCAGGGACATTTAGCTGTACAAAAGAGAATGTTCAGTATTTGGAAAAAATCCGTCATTGGTTTGCCGATTATCCGCTAGCGATCGAATTGCGAAATGGGTCATGGTATGCAGAGAAGTATCTCAAGCAGACATTGTCTTTCATGAAGAAAAATGAATTTTCGCTAGTGATCGTTGATGAACCGCAGATCCCAACCAATCCAGTCCCTTTTTTCCCATTTGTTACAAATGAACAGTTTGTTTTATTTCGATTGCATGGACGTAACGCAGCTGGTTGGATGGCCAACGACAAGGACTGGCGTAAAAAGAGAACCTTATATCGCTATAATGTTGATGAAATTGCAGATTTGAGTGAAGCGGTGGAAAAGATTGCTGGGTCAGCTAAAGAAGTCGGGGTGATTTTTAATAATAATTCCGGCGGCGATGCAGCAGGAAATTTGCTTGAGATGAAAGCGGCACTTGGAATAGAGTATGACCAGCTGAATCCAAAGCAGATCGATTTGTTTTAG
- a CDS encoding helix-turn-helix domain-containing protein has translation MRIKGDIIRSVRKQKKLSQVTLAAGICTQGTISNIENKNICDSLEILDAICKRLNLSLESVLDDNEEKKLTNLLNTVEELCNTFKHKEAQALLKESTINVSDFQNRELEIRWFYYMGITNLLGYNNTTDSLFYFYRADELGDANSIYAILSVNSLGIVYEMADELDKAQVYYEKSIEMLNKMTVKMPIKATKVYFNTAKFYSLIKNYEAAFELASKGMALNKTYQSLYMLDLLAYEAAFNAFMLSDDLIVPDYSSAKAFAAFNDNQSLLNVIKNDEKELKR, from the coding sequence ATGAGAATCAAAGGAGACATCATCCGTTCCGTAAGAAAACAAAAAAAACTATCACAAGTCACTCTTGCTGCAGGTATTTGTACTCAAGGAACAATCAGTAATATCGAAAATAAAAATATCTGTGACAGTCTTGAAATCCTTGATGCGATCTGCAAAAGATTGAACCTTAGTCTAGAAAGTGTTCTAGATGATAACGAAGAAAAAAAATTAACAAATTTATTGAATACAGTAGAAGAGTTATGTAATACCTTTAAGCATAAAGAAGCACAAGCTCTTTTGAAAGAATCCACGATCAACGTTTCTGATTTTCAAAATAGAGAATTGGAAATTCGCTGGTTCTATTATATGGGGATCACAAATCTCTTAGGCTACAATAATACAACTGACAGCCTATTTTACTTTTATCGTGCGGATGAACTTGGAGATGCAAATTCGATTTATGCGATCCTTTCTGTCAATAGCTTAGGAATCGTCTATGAAATGGCAGATGAATTAGATAAAGCACAAGTTTATTATGAAAAATCAATTGAAATGCTGAATAAAATGACGGTCAAAATGCCAATCAAGGCGACAAAAGTTTACTTTAATACAGCTAAATTCTATTCTTTGATCAAAAACTACGAAGCAGCTTTTGAGCTTGCTTCAAAAGGAATGGCGCTGAATAAGACCTATCAATCACTTTATATGCTGGATCTTCTAGCTTATGAAGCTGCATTCAATGCGTTTATGTTGTCGGATGATTTGATTGTCCCAGACTACAGTAGTGCGAAAGCTTTTGCTGCTTTTAATGACAATCAAAGTCTTTTGAACGTGATCAAAAACGATGAAAAAGAATTAAAGCGCTAA
- a CDS encoding Cof-type HAD-IIB family hydrolase, with protein sequence MIKAIFFDIDGTLVNKHGKALESTKQGIAIAQQQGIICGIATGRGPIHLSQKIDALNLDVFVTYNGQLVYNDEKTIRSAHFPDETLKRIVQFSDRYHRQIMFGSRRSMEGSSLMRFGQNKWAKKLSRFIPKRLPMTFTKNLISRLSIHRKDQRYAELSILKEPIYQCVLLSPPKELDRLKEQLPDCHLTRSNPYTVDIIPAGGSKLIGIQQCAEAFGIQMDEIMAFGDSWNDLEMLSGVGIGVAMGNAEEAVKEAADFVTRSNEEDGIYQALLHYGIISDNNF encoded by the coding sequence ATGATAAAAGCCATTTTTTTTGATATTGACGGAACATTGGTGAACAAGCATGGCAAAGCGCTGGAATCGACTAAACAGGGAATCGCCATAGCCCAACAGCAGGGGATCATTTGCGGGATAGCAACAGGAAGAGGACCGATCCATCTTAGTCAGAAAATCGATGCTTTGAATTTAGATGTGTTTGTTACTTATAATGGACAGCTAGTTTACAATGATGAAAAGACGATTCGTTCTGCTCATTTTCCTGATGAAACGCTTAAAAGAATTGTTCAATTTTCTGACCGTTACCATCGTCAGATCATGTTTGGCAGCCGAAGGAGTATGGAGGGCAGTTCCTTGATGCGCTTTGGTCAAAATAAATGGGCTAAAAAGCTATCGCGCTTCATCCCTAAACGATTACCAATGACCTTTACAAAAAATTTGATAAGCCGACTTTCGATCCATCGGAAAGATCAACGTTATGCTGAACTAAGTATTTTGAAAGAGCCGATCTATCAATGTGTATTATTGAGTCCGCCAAAAGAATTGGATAGGTTAAAAGAACAATTGCCTGATTGTCATCTGACCCGTTCCAATCCCTATACAGTAGATATCATTCCAGCAGGTGGTTCTAAGTTGATCGGTATTCAGCAGTGCGCTGAAGCATTTGGCATACAAATGGATGAGATCATGGCTTTCGGTGATAGCTGGAATGATTTAGAGATGTTATCAGGAGTAGGCATAGGTGTTGCAATGGGAAATGCGGAAGAGGCAGTGAAAGAAGCAGCTGATTTTGTTACACGATCGAATGAAGAAGACGGGATTTATCAAGCGTTACTGCATTATGGGATTATTTCTGATAATAATTTCTAA
- a CDS encoding lytic polysaccharide monooxygenase, with protein sequence MKKTLLKAVLSLSLLAGGLFVTTAVADAHGYVSSPGSRAYFGSAAGGKVNKNVGRAEWEPQSIEATKNTFITGKLASAGVTGFDPLDEQTADRWVKSDITAGPLSLTWTLTARHRTSTWNYYMTKQGWNPNQPLDIKNFDLIGTVDDNGTIPEASVKHTVTVPADRKGYHVIYAVWNVYDTTNAFYQAIDVNVK encoded by the coding sequence GTGAAAAAGACATTGTTAAAAGCTGTTCTGTCACTTAGTTTATTGGCCGGAGGATTATTCGTTACAACCGCAGTTGCTGATGCCCACGGATATGTTTCTTCACCTGGAAGCCGTGCATACTTCGGTAGTGCTGCTGGTGGAAAAGTCAACAAAAATGTTGGTCGTGCTGAATGGGAGCCTCAAAGTATTGAAGCTACTAAAAATACCTTTATTACTGGAAAGTTAGCAAGTGCTGGTGTGACCGGGTTCGATCCTTTGGATGAGCAGACTGCTGATCGCTGGGTGAAATCAGATATTACAGCAGGTCCACTTAGCCTTACCTGGACACTGACTGCACGCCACAGAACTTCGACTTGGAACTACTATATGACAAAACAAGGTTGGAACCCTAATCAACCTTTAGACATCAAAAATTTTGATTTGATCGGTACCGTAGATGATAATGGGACGATTCCTGAAGCAAGTGTTAAACACACGGTAACTGTCCCTGCTGATCGTAAAGGCTATCATGTTATTTACGCAGTTTGGAACGTCTATGATACAACAAACGCATTTTACCAAGCAATCGACGTGAACGTAAAATAA
- a CDS encoding acyl-ACP thioesterase domain-containing protein: MGKKFTTPYEVAYYDGDITRKMTIPSMLAVVIKTSEEQSDALERGADYVASFGLGWVITNYEIHITRLPIVGEKLTITTQAMSYNKYFCYRNFWIHDEEGNECVLIKSTFVLMDKENRKMSSVLPEIIEPYESEKITKIYRGEKIEKIEAGEFLPYRVRYFDIDGNQHVNNAIYFNWLLDVLGYDFLTTYEPTFINVKFDKEVEYGQEIESHFEILDDENGKQTRHEIRIAGQLYCEANMTWKKSQ, encoded by the coding sequence GTGGGAAAAAAATTTACAACACCATATGAAGTTGCATACTATGATGGAGATATCACAAGAAAGATGACAATTCCATCTATGCTGGCAGTGGTGATCAAAACCTCAGAGGAACAAAGTGATGCCTTAGAGCGTGGAGCGGATTACGTCGCGTCATTTGGTCTTGGCTGGGTCATTACGAATTATGAAATCCACATTACTCGTTTACCTATAGTAGGGGAAAAGCTGACAATAACGACGCAGGCGATGTCGTATAATAAATACTTTTGCTATAGAAATTTTTGGATCCATGATGAAGAAGGCAATGAATGTGTCTTGATCAAGTCAACGTTTGTTTTAATGGATAAAGAAAATCGAAAAATGAGTAGTGTATTACCAGAAATTATCGAGCCGTACGAAAGTGAAAAAATCACAAAAATTTACCGCGGTGAGAAAATTGAAAAAATAGAAGCAGGGGAGTTTCTTCCATATCGCGTTCGCTATTTTGATATTGATGGAAATCAACATGTAAATAATGCCATTTACTTTAATTGGTTACTAGACGTTTTAGGCTACGACTTTTTAACGACTTACGAGCCAACCTTCATCAATGTCAAGTTTGATAAGGAAGTAGAGTATGGTCAGGAGATAGAAAGTCACTTTGAAATACTTGATGATGAAAATGGCAAACAAACGCGTCATGAAATTCGGATCGCAGGTCAACTCTATTGTGAAGCAAATATGACATGGAAAAAGAGCCAATAG